In Centroberyx gerrardi isolate f3 chromosome 11, fCenGer3.hap1.cur.20231027, whole genome shotgun sequence, the following are encoded in one genomic region:
- the zpld1a gene encoding zona pellucida-like domain-containing protein 1a isoform X2, which yields MEHIFLILLLFSKAISVGAQFNGYNCDANFHSRFPAERDISVYCGVQTITLKINFCPVLFSGYTDTDLALNGRHGDAHCRGFINNNTFPTVVLFSISLATLEACGNSLVVSTAHGPNAYGNLSLVQIGNISGYIDTPDPPNIISYLPGLLYKFSCSYPLEYLVNNTQLASSAAAISVKESNGTFVSTLNLLLYNDSSYVQQLAIPMAGLTLKTRVFAAVKASNLDRRWNVLMDYCYTTPSGNPNDDLRYDLFFSCDKDPQTTVFENGKSQMGRFAFEVFRFVKHKNQKMSTVFLHCVTKLCRADDCPMLMPICGSRKKRDVSEGKESTGASGNAVITAGPIITRSDETPTNNSQLAQLNAPVFRMNTVTSALISGVIILGVVSVCFFVFSLTLLKGKSAPANALSGVRNPAFN from the exons ATGGAACATATATTTTTGATTCTTTTACTGTTTAGTAAGGCAATATCAGTTGGAGCTCAATTCAATGGATACAACTGTGACGCCAACTTTCACAGCCGCTTCCCTG CGGAGAGGGACATTAGTGTGTACTGTGGGGTGCAGACCATCACCCTCAAAATCAACTTCTGCCCCGTCCTCTTCTCCGGCTACACCGACACCGACCTGGCCCTCAACGGTCGCCATGGGGATGCCCACTGCCGCGGCTTCATCAATAACAACACCTTCCCCACCGTCGTGCTCTTTAGCATCAGCCTGGCAACACTGGAGGCCTGTGGCAATTCCCTAGTG GTCTCCACAGCTCATGGACCCAACGCTTACGGGAACCTGTCGCTGGTGCAGATTGGGAACATATCGGGGTACATTGACACGCCGGATCCCCCCAACATCATCAGCTACCTGCCAGGTCTGCTGTACAAGTTCAGCTGCAGTTACCCACTGGAGTACCTGGTCAACAACACCCAGCTGGCCTC GTCGGCTGCTGCAATCTCAGTGAAGGAAAGCAATGGTACTTTTGTCAGCACATTGAATCTGCTGCTTTACAAC GACTCGTCGTACGTCCAGCAGCTGGCCATCCCCATGGCTGGACTCACTCTGAAGACTCGGGTGTTTGCAGCTGTAAAGGCCTCCAACCTGGATAGGAG ATGGAACGTTCTCATGGACTACTGCTACACCACTCCCTCCGGAAACCCTAATGATGACCTCCGCTATGACCTTTTCTTTAG CTGTGACAAAGACCCCCAGACCACTGTCTTTGAGAACGGGAAGAGCCAAATGGGCCGCTTTGCCTTTGAAGTATTCCGCTTTGTAAAGCACAAGAACCAGAAGATGTCCACCGTCTTCCTGCACTGCGTTACCAAGCTGTGTCGAGCAGATGACTGCCCAATGCTCATGCCG atcTGTGGcagcagaaaaaagagagacgTCTCAGAGGGGAAGGAATCAACGGGCGCATCTGGAAATGCCGTCATTACCGCCGGTCCTATCATCACTCGGAGTG atgAAACACCAACCAACAACTCACAACTGG CCCAGCTGAACGCTCCGGTATTTCGGATGAACACGGTGACCAGCGCGCTCATCTCAGGCGTGATCATTCTGGGCGTCGTGAGCGTGTGCTTCTTCGtcttctccctcaccctcctcaAAGGCAAAAGCGCTCCGGCCAACGCCCTGTCCGGGGTTCGCAACCCAGCCTTCAACTGA
- the zpld1a gene encoding zona pellucida-like domain-containing protein 1a isoform X1 — protein MEHIFLILLLFSKAISVGAQFNGYNCDANFHSRFPAERDISVYCGVQTITLKINFCPVLFSGYTDTDLALNGRHGDAHCRGFINNNTFPTVVLFSISLATLEACGNSLVVSTAHGPNAYGNLSLVQIGNISGYIDTPDPPNIISYLPGLLYKFSCSYPLEYLVNNTQLASSAAAISVKESNGTFVSTLNLLLYNDSSYVQQLAIPMAGLTLKTRVFAAVKASNLDRSCDKDPQTTVFENGKSQMGRFAFEVFRFVKHKNQKMSTVFLHCVTKLCRADDCPMLMPICGSRKKRDVSEGKESTGASGNAVITAGPIITRSDETPTNNSQLAQLNAPVFRMNTVTSALISGVIILGVVSVCFFVFSLTLLKGKSAPANALSGVRNPAFN, from the exons ATGGAACATATATTTTTGATTCTTTTACTGTTTAGTAAGGCAATATCAGTTGGAGCTCAATTCAATGGATACAACTGTGACGCCAACTTTCACAGCCGCTTCCCTG CGGAGAGGGACATTAGTGTGTACTGTGGGGTGCAGACCATCACCCTCAAAATCAACTTCTGCCCCGTCCTCTTCTCCGGCTACACCGACACCGACCTGGCCCTCAACGGTCGCCATGGGGATGCCCACTGCCGCGGCTTCATCAATAACAACACCTTCCCCACCGTCGTGCTCTTTAGCATCAGCCTGGCAACACTGGAGGCCTGTGGCAATTCCCTAGTG GTCTCCACAGCTCATGGACCCAACGCTTACGGGAACCTGTCGCTGGTGCAGATTGGGAACATATCGGGGTACATTGACACGCCGGATCCCCCCAACATCATCAGCTACCTGCCAGGTCTGCTGTACAAGTTCAGCTGCAGTTACCCACTGGAGTACCTGGTCAACAACACCCAGCTGGCCTC GTCGGCTGCTGCAATCTCAGTGAAGGAAAGCAATGGTACTTTTGTCAGCACATTGAATCTGCTGCTTTACAAC GACTCGTCGTACGTCCAGCAGCTGGCCATCCCCATGGCTGGACTCACTCTGAAGACTCGGGTGTTTGCAGCTGTAAAGGCCTCCAACCTGGATAGGAG CTGTGACAAAGACCCCCAGACCACTGTCTTTGAGAACGGGAAGAGCCAAATGGGCCGCTTTGCCTTTGAAGTATTCCGCTTTGTAAAGCACAAGAACCAGAAGATGTCCACCGTCTTCCTGCACTGCGTTACCAAGCTGTGTCGAGCAGATGACTGCCCAATGCTCATGCCG atcTGTGGcagcagaaaaaagagagacgTCTCAGAGGGGAAGGAATCAACGGGCGCATCTGGAAATGCCGTCATTACCGCCGGTCCTATCATCACTCGGAGTG atgAAACACCAACCAACAACTCACAACTGG CCCAGCTGAACGCTCCGGTATTTCGGATGAACACGGTGACCAGCGCGCTCATCTCAGGCGTGATCATTCTGGGCGTCGTGAGCGTGTGCTTCTTCGtcttctccctcaccctcctcaAAGGCAAAAGCGCTCCGGCCAACGCCCTGTCCGGGGTTCGCAACCCAGCCTTCAACTGA